Proteins found in one Prochlorothrix hollandica PCC 9006 = CALU 1027 genomic segment:
- a CDS encoding isoprenyl transferase, protein MTVQPSTTHPLPPDLNAERMPHHVAVIMDGNGRWAEQRGLPRLMGHRQGVAALKSTVYCCSSWGIPALTVYGFSAENWGRPRTEVDFLMELINHALGRELDEMISRGVCLRVVGDLNGLPSRLQTNIEEAMAKTRQNQGVLLTLALNYGGRQEITEACRHIATQVQQGHLAPEDINDELFGRHVFTPSVGDPDLLIRTSGEMRISNFLLWQLAYSEIYVTPTLWPDFDQMEFHRALCDYQQRHRRFGKL, encoded by the coding sequence ATGACTGTTCAGCCCTCTACTACCCACCCGTTGCCCCCGGATCTCAACGCGGAGCGGATGCCCCACCATGTTGCCGTCATTATGGACGGGAATGGGCGCTGGGCAGAGCAACGGGGACTCCCCCGCCTCATGGGTCATCGGCAAGGAGTTGCCGCCCTTAAATCCACGGTGTACTGCTGTTCCAGTTGGGGCATTCCAGCCCTAACGGTCTATGGTTTTTCCGCAGAAAACTGGGGTCGCCCTCGGACAGAAGTTGATTTTTTGATGGAACTGATTAACCACGCCCTGGGGCGGGAATTGGATGAAATGATCAGTCGTGGCGTTTGTCTGCGGGTTGTGGGGGATCTCAATGGACTGCCCTCCCGTCTGCAAACTAACATTGAGGAAGCCATGGCCAAGACTCGCCAGAATCAAGGGGTTTTGTTGACCTTGGCCTTGAACTATGGGGGTCGCCAGGAAATTACGGAAGCCTGTCGTCACATCGCGACCCAAGTCCAGCAGGGACATTTAGCCCCGGAAGATATCAACGATGAACTCTTTGGTCGCCATGTGTTTACGCCCTCGGTGGGGGATCCCGATTTGCTGATTCGCACGAGTGGGGAAATGCGCATTAGTAATTTTCTGCTGTGGCAATTAGCCTATTCAGAAATTTATGTGACCCCAACCCTCTGGCCGGATTTTGATCAAATGGAATTTCACCGGGCGTTGTGTGACTATCAGCAACGGCACCGCCGCTTTGGCAAACTCTGA
- a CDS encoding ABC transporter ATP-binding protein, with protein sequence MNATATPIPTPPPPSAPAVVVQAQTLHKTYRTGFWLNRKVSSLKGVSLSVTQGETFGLLGPNGAGKTTLLKILLGITRPSQGQGQVLGKPLGDRARRAHIGYLPENPYFYDYLTGWEMLGFTASLFAIDPKEQRQRMVDLLDWVGLAQSTARKKPLREYSKGMLQRLGLAQALVNNPDLIFLDEPMSGLDPQGRYQMREIILTLKNQGKTIFFNSHILADVEKICDRVAILAQGDLLCVGSLDELLGTSRAYQVRVQGDRLNLEILAQWVENLMFEDGVWQGQMKDKPEEFLGSLSLMGGRLLSLQLTRPSLEEFFVEQLHQRNIRFSE encoded by the coding sequence ATGAACGCCACCGCCACCCCCATCCCAACTCCGCCGCCCCCGTCCGCGCCTGCCGTGGTGGTGCAAGCCCAAACCTTGCACAAAACCTATCGCACTGGGTTCTGGCTGAACCGCAAAGTTTCGTCCTTGAAAGGGGTTTCCCTCAGTGTGACCCAAGGGGAAACCTTTGGTTTGTTGGGACCCAATGGGGCGGGTAAAACCACCTTGCTCAAGATTTTGCTGGGGATCACCCGACCGAGCCAGGGCCAGGGCCAGGTTTTGGGCAAACCCTTGGGCGATCGCGCCCGCCGTGCCCACATTGGTTATTTGCCGGAAAATCCCTATTTCTACGACTATTTGACGGGCTGGGAAATGCTGGGGTTCACCGCTAGCCTCTTTGCCATTGACCCCAAGGAACAGCGGCAACGGATGGTTGATTTGCTGGATTGGGTGGGCTTAGCCCAGTCTACGGCCCGCAAAAAGCCCCTGCGGGAGTATTCCAAGGGGATGCTCCAACGCCTCGGTTTGGCCCAAGCATTGGTCAATAACCCGGATTTGATTTTTCTAGATGAACCCATGTCAGGGCTGGATCCCCAGGGGCGCTATCAAATGCGGGAGATTATTCTGACCTTGAAAAACCAGGGTAAAACCATCTTTTTTAATAGCCATATTCTGGCGGATGTGGAAAAAATCTGCGATCGGGTGGCGATTCTGGCCCAGGGGGATTTACTCTGCGTGGGATCCCTAGATGAACTGTTGGGCACTAGTCGGGCCTATCAGGTGCGGGTTCAGGGCGATCGCCTCAACCTGGAAATTCTGGCCCAGTGGGTTGAAAACCTGATGTTTGAGGATGGGGTCTGGCAGGGACAGATGAAGGATAAGCCGGAGGAGTTTTTGGGCAGTCTCAGTTTGATGGGGGGTCGCCTGCTGTCGCTGCAACTAACCCGTCCCAGCCTAGAGGAGTTTTTTGTGGAACAACTGCACCAACGCAATATCCGCTTTAGTGAGTAG
- the dacB gene encoding D-alanyl-D-alanine carboxypeptidase/D-alanyl-D-alanine endopeptidase translates to SQNLYGEALVQWLGQGSGVPRAGVPRAGVPTAGANAWEQGLDTMGQTLTQWGIPPEAVDLADGSGLSRHNSITPQAMVRVLQTMARSPQGSIYRQSLAVAGESGSLRSRFTNTALVGRFQGKTGSMSGVYALAGYVQPPQFPPLVFSAFVNQSDQSYGTLRATLESVVVQLGRLQSCDP, encoded by the coding sequence CAGCCAAAATCTCTATGGTGAAGCCCTGGTGCAGTGGCTGGGCCAAGGCTCAGGGGTTCCCAGGGCAGGGGTTCCCAGGGCAGGGGTTCCCACTGCTGGGGCTAATGCCTGGGAGCAGGGCTTGGATACCATGGGCCAAACCCTGACCCAGTGGGGCATTCCCCCGGAAGCGGTGGATCTGGCCGATGGCTCCGGTTTATCCCGCCACAACAGCATCACCCCCCAGGCCATGGTGAGGGTGTTACAGACCATGGCCCGATCGCCCCAGGGATCCATCTATCGCCAATCCCTCGCGGTGGCGGGGGAGTCGGGGAGTCTGCGATCGCGGTTTACGAATACGGCCCTGGTCGGTCGCTTCCAGGGCAAAACCGGCAGTATGAGCGGCGTTTATGCCCTCGCCGGGTATGTCCAGCCCCCCCAGTTCCCCCCGTTGGTCTTCAGTGCCTTTGTTAACCAATCGGATCAGTCCTATGGCACCCTGCGGGCTACCCTAGAATCAGTGGTGGTGCAGTTGGGGCGCTTGCAGTCTTGCGATCCCTAA
- the dacB gene encoding D-alanyl-D-alanine carboxypeptidase/D-alanyl-D-alanine endopeptidase, with protein MVLKRGARGGRWRVTALPLHGLALVLKAGVILGVGLGIGGAALAQGKPLCPSQLPGAIAAIFDQPHLQRSHWGVAIAPEQGALLYGHQADRRFIPASTQKLLTTAVALEQLGADYQRQTSVYVASPLVNSLGDSLGDSLGDSTTVTIIGQGDPALDSAALIRLAEATAQGLRAKGISQIDHLVGNEGFSQGTHTPPTWELADIQAGYGAPLNSLILNQNAIPLTLVPQALGQPLGVVWENPRDRSGWTVDNRSRSGSATEAEWVTVGQQLTEPVVQVAGTLQVGAAAEPVAIAVLQPGQRFMEEFANALSNTGIPVDHWTLTSDPTSDPDPVSPSSPALVTRLPSPPLRQLITVVNETSQNLYGEALVQWLGQGSGVPRAGVPRAGVPTAGANAWEQGLDTMGQTLTQWGIPPEAVDLADGSGLSRHNSITPQAMVRVLQTMARSPQGSIYRQSLAVAGESGSLRSRFTNTALVGRFQGKTGSMSGVYALAGYVQPPQFPPLVFSAFVNQSDQSYGTLRATLESVVVQLGRLQSCDP; from the coding sequence ATGGTGCTGAAACGAGGGGCTAGGGGTGGACGGTGGAGGGTGACGGCTTTGCCCCTGCATGGGCTAGCCCTGGTTTTAAAAGCAGGGGTGATCCTAGGCGTAGGGCTTGGGATCGGGGGGGCGGCGTTGGCCCAGGGAAAACCCCTGTGTCCCAGTCAGTTACCGGGGGCGATCGCCGCCATCTTTGATCAGCCACACCTCCAACGCAGCCATTGGGGGGTAGCCATTGCCCCGGAACAGGGGGCGTTGCTCTATGGTCACCAGGCCGATCGTCGCTTTATCCCCGCCTCCACCCAAAAGCTGCTGACCACCGCCGTCGCCTTAGAGCAATTGGGAGCCGACTACCAGCGCCAAACCTCGGTCTATGTTGCTAGCCCTCTGGTAAACAGCCTAGGGGACAGCCTAGGGGACAGCCTGGGGGACAGCACCACAGTCACCATCATTGGCCAAGGGGATCCAGCCCTGGATAGTGCGGCCCTGATCCGCCTCGCCGAAGCCACGGCCCAAGGTCTCCGGGCCAAAGGTATCAGCCAGATCGACCATTTGGTGGGGAATGAGGGGTTTTCCCAGGGAACCCACACCCCCCCCACCTGGGAACTGGCGGACATTCAGGCCGGTTATGGTGCCCCCCTCAATAGCCTAATCCTCAATCAAAATGCCATTCCCCTCACCCTGGTGCCCCAAGCCCTAGGGCAACCCCTTGGGGTAGTGTGGGAAAATCCCCGCGATCGCAGCGGCTGGACCGTGGACAATCGTTCCCGCAGTGGGTCCGCGACGGAGGCGGAATGGGTGACGGTGGGGCAACAGTTAACGGAGCCAGTGGTGCAGGTGGCGGGTACCTTACAGGTGGGGGCGGCGGCGGAGCCGGTGGCGATCGCCGTCCTGCAACCCGGCCAGCGCTTTATGGAAGAATTCGCCAACGCCCTCAGCAACACCGGCATCCCCGTGGATCACTGGACCCTGACCTCGGATCCCACTTCGGATCCCGATCCGGTCTCCCCATCCAGCCCCGCCCTGGTCACCCGCCTCCCCTCTCCCCCCCTCCGACAGTTGATCACGGTGGTCAACGAAACCAGCCAAAATCTCTATGGTGAAGCCCTGGTGCAGTGGCTGGGCCAAGGCTCAGGGGTTCCCAGGGCAGGGGTTCCCAGGGCAGGGGTTCCCACTGCTGGGGCTAATGCCTGGGAGCAGGGCTTGGATACCATGGGCCAAACCCTGACCCAGTGGGGCATTCCCCCGGAAGCGGTGGATCTGGCCGATGGCTCCGGTTTATCCCGCCACAACAGCATCACCCCCCAGGCCATGGTGAGGGTGTTACAGACCATGGCCCGATCGCCCCAGGGATCCATCTATCGCCAATCCCTCGCGGTGGCGGGGGAGTCGGGGAGTCTGCGATCGCGGTTTACGAATACGGCCCTGGTCGGTCGCTTCCAGGGCAAAACCGGCAGTATGAGCGGCGTTTATGCCCTCGCCGGGTATGTCCAGCCCCCCCAGTTCCCCCCGTTGGTCTTCAGTGCCTTTGTTAACCAATCGGATCAGTCCTATGGCACCCTGCGGGCTACCCTAGAATCAGTGGTGGTGCAGTTGGGGCGCTTGCAGTCTTGCGATCCCTAA
- the cdaA gene encoding diadenylate cyclase CdaA, translating into METLWQQWLILKEGLFSGRWAQSWQWQTLDFGLILVLAYVVLVMIGERRSLWMVRGFIWLMLTTAIARIIHLERFALVLTLVLLISAVAMAIELHSELRRFLEQVGQFRLSALFQPELCLDPKTNDMVEEIVDAVKELSQSRTGALMILETAAPIDDRDFRVPGVRLNAELSRELLQTIFQTSTLLHDGAVLIRASRIVAASVILPISERPAARRLGTRHRAAMGITERVKACVCVVVSEETGSISLAEEGTLKRPITSSKLKELLEERFSPAVDRGAVAPDLRNLSHQAWKQVGTLMARLLHFLLPSTLREKK; encoded by the coding sequence ATGGAAACTTTGTGGCAACAGTGGCTGATTCTCAAAGAAGGGCTATTTAGTGGCCGCTGGGCACAGTCCTGGCAGTGGCAAACCCTAGACTTTGGTTTGATCCTCGTGTTGGCCTATGTCGTCCTGGTGATGATTGGGGAGCGGCGATCGCTGTGGATGGTGCGGGGGTTTATTTGGCTGATGTTGACCACCGCCATCGCCCGAATTATTCACCTGGAACGGTTTGCCCTCGTGCTAACCCTGGTATTGTTAATTTCTGCGGTGGCTATGGCCATCGAACTGCACTCGGAACTGCGCCGCTTTTTAGAACAAGTAGGCCAATTTCGGTTGTCGGCCCTGTTCCAGCCTGAACTGTGCTTAGACCCTAAAACCAATGACATGGTGGAAGAAATCGTTGATGCCGTCAAAGAACTCTCCCAAAGCCGCACGGGGGCATTGATGATCTTGGAAACGGCTGCTCCCATCGACGATCGCGATTTTCGGGTGCCGGGGGTGCGCCTCAATGCAGAACTGTCCCGCGAATTATTGCAGACCATCTTCCAAACCTCCACCCTCCTCCACGATGGAGCGGTCTTAATCCGTGCGTCCCGCATTGTGGCCGCCAGTGTGATTCTCCCCATCTCCGAACGCCCCGCCGCCCGTCGCTTGGGAACACGGCACCGAGCCGCCATGGGTATTACGGAACGGGTCAAAGCCTGTGTTTGTGTTGTAGTCTCAGAAGAGACGGGTTCCATTTCCTTGGCGGAAGAAGGGACCCTGAAGCGACCCATCACCAGTAGCAAACTCAAGGAACTCTTGGAGGAGCGGTTTTCTCCGGCTGTCGATCGGGGAGCCGTCGCTCCAGACTTACGCAACTTGAGTCATCAAGCTTGGAAACAAGTGGGAACCCTAATGGCACGACTCTTGCATTTCCTCCTACCATCCACCTTGCGGGAGAAAAAATGA
- the lysA gene encoding diaminopimelate decarboxylase yields the protein MVSTPAPSLDSAQLTGSAYLPPGDATALSPNQSLMPLTAQVNSHHHLTVGGCDVKDLVQQFGSPLYILDEETLRTACRQYRDSFQRFYPGESQVLYASKAWNCLAVCAIVASEGLGLDVVSGGELYTAIQAGVDPQKIYLHGNNKSASELQLALDVGCTIVVDNWFELETLAQLATAAGKTPQQPQRVMVRFTPGIECHTHEYIRTGHLDSKFGFDPDQLAPLFQRLSQTPSLTCIGLHAHIGSQIFELKPHEDLAGVVIKAFVEAQAAGLPMAEVNIGGGLGIRYTESDDPPSIETWSETVGTALVKACTAAQIPMPKLLCEPGRSLIGSACVTAYTVGSRKEVPGLRTYLTVDGGMSDNPRPITYQSVYRAVVANRLDQPCTDVVTLAGKHCESGDVVIKEAHLPPAEPGDIVVVMATGAYNYSMASNYNRLSRPGAVVVQGGEASLILQRETYADLLRQDCLPERLAIAANPVPAS from the coding sequence ATGGTATCAACCCCTGCTCCCTCCCTGGATTCTGCCCAACTCACCGGATCCGCCTATTTGCCCCCTGGCGATGCCACGGCCCTGTCCCCCAACCAGTCCCTGATGCCCTTAACGGCCCAGGTCAATAGCCACCATCATTTGACGGTGGGGGGCTGTGATGTCAAAGACTTGGTGCAACAATTTGGCTCTCCCCTCTACATTTTGGACGAGGAAACCCTGCGCACTGCCTGTCGCCAGTATCGGGACAGTTTCCAGCGGTTTTACCCCGGTGAGTCCCAGGTGCTGTATGCCTCCAAGGCTTGGAATTGCTTGGCCGTCTGCGCGATCGTGGCCAGCGAAGGACTGGGGCTAGATGTGGTCTCTGGGGGTGAACTCTACACCGCCATCCAAGCCGGAGTTGATCCCCAAAAAATTTATCTCCACGGCAATAATAAATCCGCCAGTGAACTGCAACTGGCCCTTGATGTGGGCTGCACGATCGTCGTAGACAACTGGTTTGAACTGGAGACCCTGGCCCAACTCGCCACTGCCGCCGGCAAAACTCCCCAACAGCCCCAACGGGTCATGGTGCGCTTCACCCCCGGCATCGAGTGCCACACCCACGAATATATTCGCACCGGCCATCTGGACAGCAAATTTGGCTTTGATCCCGATCAACTGGCCCCGCTATTCCAACGCCTCAGCCAGACCCCCAGCCTCACCTGCATCGGTCTCCATGCCCACATTGGTTCCCAGATTTTTGAACTGAAGCCCCATGAAGATTTAGCTGGAGTGGTCATTAAGGCGTTTGTCGAAGCCCAAGCCGCTGGCTTACCCATGGCAGAGGTCAACATTGGCGGCGGTCTAGGGATTCGCTACACCGAATCCGATGATCCCCCCAGTATCGAAACCTGGTCGGAAACCGTGGGTACTGCCCTGGTCAAGGCTTGCACAGCGGCCCAGATCCCTATGCCCAAGCTGCTGTGTGAACCGGGGCGATCGCTGATCGGTTCCGCCTGTGTCACTGCCTACACCGTGGGTAGCCGCAAAGAGGTGCCGGGACTACGCACCTACCTCACCGTGGATGGGGGCATGTCCGACAACCCCCGACCCATCACCTACCAGTCCGTTTACCGTGCTGTGGTGGCCAACCGCCTAGACCAACCCTGCACCGACGTGGTCACCCTGGCCGGGAAACATTGCGAGTCCGGGGATGTCGTTATTAAAGAAGCCCACCTACCCCCCGCTGAACCGGGGGACATTGTGGTGGTTATGGCCACGGGAGCCTATAACTACAGCATGGCCTCCAACTACAATCGCCTCAGTCGTCCTGGGGCCGTTGTGGTTCAGGGGGGGGAAGCCAGCTTGATTTTGCAGCGGGAAACCTACGCCGATCTGCTGCGCCAGGACTGTTTACCGGAGCGCTTGGCGATCGCTGCGAACCCGGTCCCAGCATCCTAG
- a CDS encoding DUF427 domain-containing protein: protein MAKATFNGVVIAETDQYETVEGNIYFPPSAIKSEYFTATDYHTVCGWKGTASYYTIAVNGSTIPNGAWYYPQAKDKAKNIENYVAFWKGKGVTIEA, encoded by the coding sequence ATGGCTAAAGCGACATTTAATGGCGTTGTTATTGCTGAAACGGATCAGTACGAAACCGTGGAAGGCAACATTTATTTTCCCCCCTCTGCCATCAAGTCAGAGTATTTTACAGCCACGGATTACCATACGGTTTGTGGTTGGAAAGGTACCGCCAGTTATTACACCATTGCCGTCAATGGCTCCACCATTCCCAATGGGGCTTGGTATTATCCCCAAGCCAAAGACAAGGCTAAAAATATCGAAAATTATGTGGCCTTTTGGAAAGGGAAGGGTGTAACGATCGAGGCGTAA
- a CDS encoding DUF2499 domain-containing protein — MHALSIPTWIIHVSSVLEWIVAIWFVWQYAEASQQKAWQALAWGMVPALVSAMCACTWHFFDNAPQLDWLVTLQASMTVVGNCTFMAAAWWIYRSLQPSV, encoded by the coding sequence ATGCACGCCCTGTCAATTCCCACTTGGATTATTCATGTGTCCAGCGTCCTGGAATGGATCGTGGCCATTTGGTTTGTGTGGCAATATGCCGAAGCGAGCCAGCAGAAAGCTTGGCAAGCCCTGGCCTGGGGCATGGTGCCCGCCTTAGTGAGTGCGATGTGCGCCTGTACCTGGCACTTTTTTGATAACGCCCCCCAGCTCGATTGGCTAGTGACCCTCCAGGCCAGTATGACGGTGGTGGGCAACTGTACCTTTATGGCGGCGGCTTGGTGGATTTATCGATCGCTGCAACCTTCGGTCTAA